In one window of Oryzias melastigma strain HK-1 linkage group LG5, ASM292280v2, whole genome shotgun sequence DNA:
- the LOC112144607 gene encoding CD48 antigen, translating to MLRAPICRLNQRMASTSLLVLFLLAVFTTDVHSEDLEVLKGSTAVLTPDHKGRSIISISWKHGGDLAAEWFGGSPTFYRSFKDRCSLNTETGELTINDVRLEHSGVYTPEINNRILTDIRLQVLSPVPKPSILFNCNSEQTLCTLTCVFNKTHDLGDVQVFWILDDGSVKEGSVLSITKETKEKTFICRLKNPVSSESSNDLINPLWSNRALIISLAVLIPCIILISIGVLVYRYRRKVRKEKKQYKDERQRLQKELESSQKVRQTPLNAAGGDAAPPEETPTQEPIPVTAEINHQNESNPQEPDLEPATTPSIETTQEPNTKTDEDPENLNKDPSEVNHETGSGSAENDPPETERAEASSGSPDGGVSTSEPS from the exons atgttacgTGCTCCAATTTGTCGATTAAATCAAAGAATGGCGTCGACGTCCTTGCttgttcttttccttttagCCGTGTTCACCACAGACGTTCACTCGG aagatcttgaggtgttaaagggttccaCCGCTGTCCTCACTCCAGATCATAAAGGAAGGTCGATCATCAGCATATCATGGAAACATGGAGGGGATCTGGCAGCAGAATGGTTTGGAGGGAGTCCGACTTTCTACCGCAGCTTTAAGG ATCGCTGCAGTTTAAACACTGAAACAGGAGAACTGACGATCAATGATGTGAGACTGGAGCACAGCGGTGTGTACACGCCAGAGATTAACAACAGAATACTAACTGATATCAGACTACAGGTTCTCT CTCCAGTCCCCAAACCCAGCATTCTTTTTAACTGTAACTCTGAGCAAACCCTGTGTACCCTCACCTGTGTGTTTAACAAAACACATGATCTGGGAGATGTTCAGGTTTTCTGGATTCTTGATGACGGCAGTGTAAAAGAAGGCAGCGTGCTCTCCATCACAAAG GAGACGAAGGAGAAGACGTTTATCTGCAGACTGAAGAATCCTGTCAGCTCTGAGAGCAGCAACGATCTGATAAACCCTCTTTGGTCTA ATAGAGCACTTATCATTTCATTGGCTGTTCTGATCCCgtgtattattttaatttccattGGGGTCCTGGTGTATCGCTACAGAA GAAAAGTTCGGAAAG aaaaaaaacaatataaggATG AAAGACAACGACTTCAGAAAG AATTAGAAAGCTCTCAGAAAG TAAGACAAACACCCCTGAATG CTGCAGGTGGAGACGCAGCTCCGCCTG AGGAAACACCGACCCAAGAACCAATCCCTGTTACAGCTGAGATCAACCATCAGAACG AGTCAAACCCTCAAGAACCGGATTTGGAACCAGCTACTACTCCATCTATAGAAACCACACAAGAGCCAA ACACTAAAACTGATGAAGATCCTGAGAATCTGAACAAGGATCCATCTGAGGTCAACCATGAAACTG GTTCTGGATCAGCTGAGAATGATCCTCCAGAGACAGAGCGAGCTGAAGCCTCCTCTGGTTCTCCTGATGGAGGCGTCTCCACCTCTGAGCCTTCCTAA